One genomic segment of Macrobrachium rosenbergii isolate ZJJX-2024 chromosome 40, ASM4041242v1, whole genome shotgun sequence includes these proteins:
- the Reg-5 gene encoding uncharacterized protein Reg-5, producing the protein MVVAMKALVVLVLGTVVSGSAIPIWELLTQEEKMGRLMYIFIHLVDQYCKDSSIPDCQKVLTLYGMSNLVNEEEHSLDYMDPYQRDSRSIIWEKVMKGDFKLPSHKTFYPDDGVGPVSADDEDYDLVNEVQDRPYYPNQHKAVNDPHPYAVRVPAPAKIAAAYAAANSDASNSHPYAVRVAPEVTPHAPGPVGIKASADFEPMMTESRVSSASVRRILPNSNSATNRFLMRTRRSAEMFPEEEMEALLAHVLRK; encoded by the exons CCATGAAGGCCCTTGTGGTGCTCGTTTTGGGCACCGTCGTCAGTGGCTCTGCAATCCCAATTTGGGAACTTCTAACTCAGGAAGAAAAG ATGGGGCGACTAATGTACATCTTCATACACCTTGTTGACCAGTACTGCAAGGACTCGAGTATTCCAG ATTGCCAGAAAGTCTTGACCCTGTATGGAATGTCCAATCTGGTGAACGAGGAGGAGCACTCTCTGGACTATATGGACCCTTACCAGAGGGATTCCCGCAGCATCATCTGGGAGAAGGTCATGAAAGGCGATTTCAAACTTCCTTCTCACAAGACTTTCTACCCTGATGATGGCGTCGGCCCAGTCTCTGCTGATGATGAAG ATTATGATCTTGTGAACGAAGTCCAAGACAGACCTTACTACCCCAACCAACACAAGGCTGTCAACGACCCCCATCCTTACGCTGTGCGTGTGCCAGCTCCCGCCAAAATTGCAGCAGCCTATGCCGCCGCGAACTCCGACGCGTCCAACAGCCATCCATATGCCGTTCGCGTCGCTCCTGAGGTCACCCCTCACGCCCCAGGACCCGTGGGCATCAAGGCTAGTGCAGACTTCGAGCCAATGATGACCGAGAGTCGAGTGTCTTCCGCTTCGGTAAGACGCATCTTGCCAAACTCGAACTCGGCAACTAACCGCTTCCTGATGCGCACCAGAAGATCCGCAGAGATGTTTCCCGAGGAGGAAATGGAAGCTCTTCTGGCGCACGTCCTCAGGAAGTGA